A genomic stretch from Kribbella amoyensis includes:
- a CDS encoding NAD-glutamate dehydrogenase, with the protein MQSKLDVQKADVLAKAVAAGSHGHDKSVDPAKLRSFLERYYRYVAAEDVAERQPTDCLGAAKHHYKSAMARPQGTAKVHVFTPTLEEHGWSANGRTVVEIVVDDMPFLVDSAAMVITEHGLELQLLVHPQFVVRRDVAGTLQEVLDDAASADGHDLVRESWMHLEVERIADPAEHRELERALQQVLSDVREAVEDWPKMHEKAVGIAEELDAAKLPVSATEVEEARELLEWLADEHFTFLGYREYAFSMRGDQGVLRGVPGTGLGILRPDPKQDENAGLLPPEVSAKAREKKLLILTKANSRSTVHRSAYLDYVGLKQFDENGEPVGERRFIGLLSSTAYTESVMQVPVLRRKALELFKLTGFEANSHSGKGLLDVLETYPRDELLQAPVEDLLPIVQTVLHLQERRAVKLFVRRDVYNRYLSCLVYLPRDRYTTAVRLKMQQLLKDAIGADSVEYTAAVSESVLARVHFVVRMKAGETVGSYDADLLEQKVVEAARSWQDDFGAALHALGGDRAVTRLNSQYADGFPEAYKEDFDARVAVRDVMVLDDLPTEDGLAMSLYTPIDEQWEGERRFKVYRTGSALSLSDVLPHLTHMGVEVIDERPYEIRRAGGSAYIYDFGLRAPVEYEEREELRKLFSDTFQAVWEGRAESDKLNALVLRGNLSWRQVSILRAYQKYIRQGGTPFSRDYIQTTFLNHVDVASLLVQLFETSFDPARGAADDPARVSAVAQLEKEIVAALDTVKSLDEDRILRSYLTVMKATLRTNFFQPGPDGRPRDYISLKLEPKAIPELPEPRPAYEIFVYSPQVEGVHLRFGAVARGGLRWSDRQEDFRTEVLGLVKAQMVKNSVIVPVGAKGGFFAKQLPDPAVDRDAWLAEGVASYKTFISGLLDITDNIVAGEIIAPSNVVRYDGDDAYLVVAADKGTATFSDIANGVAKEYGFWLGDAFASGGSVGYDHKAMGITARGAWESVKRHFREMGHDCQNADFTVVGVGDLSGDVFGNGMLLSEHIRLVAAFDHRHIFLDPSPDAAVSFAERRRLFDLPRSSWADYDSALISAGGGVFPRTDKAIPISTEVRDALGIEGHPATLTPAELMSAILKAPVDLFWNGGIGTYVKSAAETHADVGDKANDPIRINGSDLRARAVGEGGNLGFTQLGRIEYAQHGGRINTDFIDNVAGVDTSDHEVNIKILLDQVVVDGDLTEKQRNDVIASMTDEVAQLVLKSNYRQNIALANASAQAPALLHVHQDWVRRLEKQGLLDRELEFLPSIAEFKRRKLEGKGLTSPELSVLIAYTKIVLEAELLNTSLPDDDYLAAKLASYFPQVIQERFGDPMQAHQLRREIITTQVVNEFVNSSGITAFHRLSLETGGTVEDVVRANLAASRIFGQPELLAHNADLDNVVDADTQTRMRLETRTLVERATRWLVSNRRPPVDIAELVDFFAPGIAKLTSALPEVLRGRELALFEQRREALVAKGVPEEFATRIAVLPPAYAGLGVVETADRDDLDILEVAKVHFALGERLQLGRFLERIIALPRTDRWQTMARAALRDDLHAVHARLTAQVLAATDATADPEERVISWQDQNEAALSRAATMLEEIVETDGPELAHLSVGLRLVRTLLANQA; encoded by the coding sequence ATGCAGAGCAAGCTGGACGTCCAGAAGGCGGATGTTCTCGCGAAGGCCGTGGCCGCAGGGTCACACGGGCACGACAAGTCGGTGGACCCGGCGAAGCTGCGGAGCTTCCTCGAGCGGTACTACCGGTACGTGGCCGCCGAAGACGTCGCCGAGCGGCAGCCGACCGACTGCCTCGGTGCCGCGAAGCACCACTACAAATCCGCGATGGCCCGCCCCCAGGGCACCGCCAAGGTGCACGTCTTCACCCCGACCCTGGAGGAGCACGGCTGGTCGGCGAACGGCCGGACCGTGGTCGAGATCGTCGTCGACGACATGCCGTTCCTGGTCGACAGCGCGGCCATGGTGATCACCGAGCACGGGCTCGAGCTGCAGCTGCTGGTGCACCCGCAGTTCGTCGTCCGCCGGGACGTGGCCGGCACCCTGCAGGAGGTGCTCGACGACGCGGCCAGCGCGGACGGGCACGACCTGGTCCGGGAGAGCTGGATGCACCTGGAGGTCGAGCGGATCGCCGACCCCGCCGAGCACCGCGAGCTGGAGCGCGCGCTGCAGCAGGTGCTGAGCGACGTGCGCGAGGCGGTCGAGGACTGGCCGAAGATGCACGAGAAGGCCGTCGGCATCGCCGAGGAGCTGGACGCGGCGAAGCTGCCGGTCAGCGCGACCGAGGTGGAGGAGGCCCGGGAGCTGCTGGAGTGGCTCGCCGACGAGCACTTCACCTTCCTCGGCTACCGCGAGTACGCGTTCTCGATGCGCGGTGACCAGGGCGTCCTGCGCGGCGTCCCCGGGACCGGGCTGGGCATCCTCCGGCCGGACCCGAAGCAGGACGAGAACGCCGGCCTGCTCCCGCCCGAGGTGAGCGCGAAGGCCCGGGAGAAGAAGCTGCTCATCCTGACCAAGGCGAACTCCCGCTCCACCGTGCACCGGTCGGCGTACCTCGACTACGTCGGGCTGAAGCAGTTCGACGAGAACGGCGAGCCGGTCGGGGAGCGGCGGTTCATCGGCCTGCTCTCCTCCACGGCGTACACCGAGAGCGTCATGCAGGTCCCGGTGCTGCGGCGCAAGGCGCTCGAGCTGTTCAAGCTGACCGGCTTCGAGGCGAACAGCCACAGCGGCAAGGGCCTGCTGGACGTGCTGGAGACCTACCCGCGCGACGAGCTGCTGCAGGCGCCGGTGGAGGACCTGCTGCCGATCGTCCAGACGGTGCTGCACCTGCAGGAGCGGCGCGCGGTCAAGCTGTTCGTCCGGCGCGACGTCTACAACCGATACCTGTCCTGCCTGGTCTACCTGCCGCGTGACCGCTACACGACCGCGGTCCGGCTGAAGATGCAGCAGTTGCTCAAGGACGCGATCGGCGCCGACTCGGTGGAGTACACCGCGGCCGTGTCCGAGTCCGTCCTGGCCCGCGTGCACTTCGTCGTCCGGATGAAGGCGGGGGAGACGGTCGGCAGCTACGACGCCGACCTGCTCGAGCAGAAGGTGGTCGAGGCGGCCCGCTCCTGGCAGGACGACTTCGGCGCGGCGCTGCACGCGCTCGGCGGTGACCGGGCGGTGACCCGGCTGAACAGCCAGTACGCCGACGGCTTCCCGGAGGCGTACAAGGAGGACTTCGACGCCCGGGTCGCGGTCCGGGACGTGATGGTGCTGGACGACCTGCCGACCGAGGACGGTCTGGCGATGTCGCTCTACACGCCGATCGACGAGCAGTGGGAGGGCGAGCGCCGGTTCAAGGTGTACCGGACCGGGTCCGCGCTGTCGCTGTCCGACGTGCTGCCGCACCTGACCCACATGGGGGTCGAGGTGATCGACGAGCGGCCGTACGAGATCCGCCGCGCCGGGGGATCCGCGTACATCTACGACTTCGGGTTGCGCGCCCCGGTCGAGTACGAGGAACGCGAGGAACTGCGCAAGCTGTTCTCCGACACGTTCCAGGCCGTCTGGGAGGGCCGGGCCGAGTCGGACAAGCTGAACGCGCTGGTCCTGCGGGGCAACCTCAGCTGGCGGCAGGTGTCGATCCTGCGGGCGTACCAGAAGTACATCCGGCAGGGCGGGACGCCGTTCAGCCGGGACTACATCCAGACCACGTTCCTCAACCACGTGGACGTGGCGAGCCTGCTGGTGCAGCTGTTCGAGACCAGCTTCGACCCGGCTCGCGGTGCCGCCGACGACCCGGCCCGGGTGAGCGCGGTGGCCCAGTTGGAGAAGGAGATCGTCGCCGCGCTGGACACGGTGAAGAGCCTGGACGAGGACCGGATCCTGCGGTCCTACCTGACCGTGATGAAGGCGACCCTGCGGACGAACTTCTTCCAGCCCGGCCCGGACGGCCGGCCGCGCGACTACATCTCGCTGAAGCTGGAGCCGAAGGCCATCCCGGAGCTGCCGGAGCCGCGGCCGGCGTACGAGATCTTCGTGTACTCGCCGCAGGTCGAGGGCGTGCACCTGCGGTTCGGCGCCGTCGCCCGCGGTGGGTTGCGCTGGTCGGACCGGCAGGAGGACTTCCGGACCGAGGTGCTCGGCCTGGTCAAGGCGCAGATGGTGAAGAACTCGGTGATCGTGCCGGTCGGCGCCAAGGGCGGGTTCTTCGCCAAGCAGCTGCCCGACCCGGCCGTCGACCGGGACGCCTGGCTGGCCGAGGGGGTGGCGTCGTACAAGACGTTCATCTCCGGCCTGCTGGACATCACCGACAACATCGTCGCCGGCGAGATCATTGCCCCGAGCAACGTGGTCCGGTACGACGGCGACGACGCCTACCTGGTGGTCGCCGCGGACAAGGGCACGGCGACGTTCTCCGACATCGCGAACGGCGTGGCCAAGGAGTACGGGTTCTGGCTCGGGGACGCGTTCGCCTCCGGCGGCTCGGTCGGGTACGACCACAAGGCGATGGGGATCACCGCGCGGGGCGCCTGGGAGTCGGTCAAGCGGCACTTCCGCGAGATGGGCCACGACTGCCAGAACGCCGACTTCACCGTCGTCGGCGTCGGCGACCTGTCCGGCGACGTGTTCGGCAACGGGATGCTGCTGTCGGAGCACATCCGGCTGGTCGCGGCGTTCGACCACCGGCACATCTTCCTCGACCCCAGCCCGGACGCGGCCGTCTCGTTCGCGGAGCGGCGCCGGTTGTTCGACCTGCCGCGGTCGTCCTGGGCGGACTACGACAGCGCGCTGATCTCGGCGGGCGGCGGCGTCTTCCCGCGGACGGACAAGGCGATCCCGATCTCGACCGAGGTGCGGGACGCGCTCGGGATCGAGGGCCACCCGGCGACGCTGACCCCGGCCGAGCTGATGAGCGCGATCCTGAAGGCGCCGGTCGACCTGTTCTGGAACGGCGGCATCGGTACGTACGTGAAGTCCGCGGCCGAGACGCACGCCGACGTCGGCGACAAGGCCAACGACCCGATCCGGATCAACGGGTCCGACCTGCGGGCCCGCGCGGTCGGCGAGGGCGGCAACCTGGGCTTCACCCAGCTCGGCCGGATCGAGTACGCCCAGCACGGTGGCCGGATCAACACCGACTTCATCGACAACGTGGCCGGCGTGGACACCTCCGACCACGAGGTGAACATCAAGATCCTGCTGGACCAGGTGGTCGTCGACGGCGACCTGACCGAGAAGCAGCGCAACGACGTGATCGCGTCGATGACCGACGAGGTCGCCCAGTTGGTGCTGAAGAGCAACTACCGGCAGAACATCGCGCTCGCGAACGCGTCCGCGCAGGCGCCCGCGTTGCTGCACGTCCACCAGGACTGGGTCCGCCGGCTGGAGAAGCAGGGCCTGCTCGACCGCGAACTGGAGTTCCTGCCGAGCATCGCGGAGTTCAAGCGCCGCAAGCTCGAGGGCAAGGGGCTGACGTCCCCCGAGCTGTCGGTGCTGATCGCGTACACCAAGATCGTGCTCGAGGCCGAACTCCTGAACACCTCGCTGCCCGACGACGACTACCTGGCGGCCAAGCTCGCGAGCTACTTCCCGCAGGTGATCCAGGAGCGGTTCGGCGACCCGATGCAGGCGCACCAGCTGCGCCGGGAGATCATCACCACCCAGGTGGTGAACGAGTTCGTGAACTCGTCCGGGATCACCGCGTTCCACCGGCTCTCGCTGGAGACCGGCGGGACCGTCGAGGACGTCGTGCGCGCGAACCTCGCCGCCAGCCGGATCTTCGGCCAGCCCGAACTGCTCGCCCACAACGCCGACCTGGACAACGTCGTCGACGCGGACACCCAGACCAGGATGCGGCTGGAGACCCGCACCCTGGTCGAGCGCGCGACCCGTTGGCTGGTCAGCAACCGGCGGCCCCCGGTCGACATCGCCGAACTGGTCGACTTCTTCGCGCCCGGGATCGCGAAGCTGACCAGCGCGCTGCCCGAGGTCCTGCGCGGCCGCGAGCTCGCGTTGTTCGAGCAGCGCCGGGAAGCCCTGGTGGCGAAGGGGGTGCCGGAGGAGTTCGCGACCCGGATCGCGGTCCTGCCGCCGGCGTACGCGGGGCTCGGTGTCGTCGAGACCGCCGACCGGGACGACCTCGACATCCTCGAGGTGGCGAAGGTGCACTTCGCTCTCGGTGAGCGGCTGCAGCTCGGCCGGTTCCTGGAGCGCATCATCGCGTTGCCGCGGACCGACCGTTGGCAGACGATGGCCCGGGCCGCCCTCCGCGACGACCTCCACGCCGTCCACGCCCGGCTCACCGCCCAGGTGCTCGCCGCCACGGACGCCACCGCCGACCCGGAGGAGCGCGTCATCTCCTGGCAGGACCAGAACGAGGCGGCCCTGTCGAGAGCGGCGACCATGCTCGAGGAGATCGTCGAGACCGACGGCCCCGAGCTGGCCCACCTCTCGGTCGGCCTCCGCCTGGTCCGGACCCTGCTGGCCAACCAGGCCTGA
- a CDS encoding GntR family transcriptional regulator, with protein sequence MTAALPIQLDRASPVPLYHQLAEQLTAAITGGTLRPGDPFENEIAMSDRLSLSRPTVRRAISELVNQGLLVRRRGIGTTVASQMVHRKAELTSLYEDLVREGRTPRTEVLSLNCEAQDDRAAGVLELPSGTPLVAVVRLRYAGDIPLAIMRNWLPPALDDLTIEQLTADGLYAVLRARGIRPTVARQRIGARNATAEERRTLHMSKAEPLVTMTRSAYAADGAPVEFGDHCYRADQYSVDVVVSDR encoded by the coding sequence ATGACCGCCGCCCTGCCGATCCAGCTCGATCGGGCGAGCCCGGTGCCGCTCTACCATCAGCTCGCCGAGCAGCTGACCGCTGCCATCACCGGCGGCACGCTGCGTCCCGGTGATCCGTTCGAGAACGAGATCGCCATGTCGGATCGGCTGAGCCTGTCCCGCCCGACCGTGCGCCGGGCCATCTCCGAGCTCGTGAACCAGGGCCTGCTGGTCCGCCGGCGTGGGATCGGCACCACGGTCGCGAGCCAGATGGTGCACCGCAAGGCCGAGCTGACCAGCCTGTACGAGGACCTGGTCCGCGAGGGGCGCACGCCACGGACAGAGGTGCTCTCGCTGAACTGCGAAGCGCAGGACGACCGGGCGGCCGGCGTCCTGGAGTTGCCGTCGGGGACGCCGTTGGTGGCGGTCGTGCGACTGCGGTACGCGGGCGACATCCCGCTCGCGATCATGCGGAACTGGTTGCCCCCGGCACTCGACGACCTGACCATCGAGCAACTCACCGCCGACGGCCTGTACGCCGTGCTGCGGGCCCGCGGCATCCGCCCGACGGTCGCCCGGCAACGCATCGGCGCCCGCAACGCCACCGCCGAGGAGCGCCGCACCCTGCACATGTCGAAGGCCGAGCCGCTGGTCACGATGACCCGCTCCGCCTATGCCGCCGACGGTGCGCCCGTCGAGTTCGGCGACCACTGCTACCGCGCCGACCAGTACTCCGTGGACGTCGTCGTCAGCGACCGCTGA
- a CDS encoding Gfo/Idh/MocA family oxidoreductase, whose translation MRIGLVGVGRIGAFHAATLKGLPAVDQVVVADADANRAELVAKDLGIEFAPDVDALLASRLDGFVIAAATSAHADLLARGVAAGIPTFCEKPIAHDLADTQRVVELVEASDVPVHIGFQRRFDAGYQAAAAQVRSGELGFVHHIRANTNDAFPPPREYIPTSGGFFRDCTVHDFDIIRFVTGREVVSVYATGANRGEPFFGEYGDVDAAAALLTLDDSTFVSVSGTRYNAAGHDVRMEVLGSLGSVAVGLDEHTALRSAEAGVTFPGGEPHATFMDRFRPAYVAELTAFTEVVAGTREVPCTVRDALQAFRIADACELSRHENRVVSLEEIAR comes from the coding sequence ATGCGGATCGGTTTGGTCGGAGTCGGACGGATCGGGGCGTTCCACGCCGCCACCCTGAAGGGGTTGCCGGCGGTGGACCAGGTGGTGGTCGCGGACGCCGACGCGAACCGCGCGGAACTGGTCGCGAAGGATCTCGGGATCGAGTTCGCCCCGGACGTGGACGCCTTGCTGGCGAGCCGCCTGGACGGGTTCGTGATAGCGGCCGCGACGTCGGCACACGCGGACCTGCTCGCCCGGGGCGTGGCCGCGGGGATCCCCACCTTCTGCGAGAAGCCGATCGCGCACGACCTGGCCGACACCCAACGCGTGGTCGAGCTGGTCGAGGCGTCCGACGTGCCGGTGCACATCGGCTTCCAGCGCCGCTTCGACGCCGGCTACCAGGCGGCCGCGGCCCAGGTCCGGTCCGGCGAGCTCGGGTTCGTCCACCACATCCGGGCGAACACCAACGACGCCTTCCCGCCGCCGCGGGAGTACATCCCGACCAGCGGCGGCTTCTTCCGCGACTGCACGGTGCACGACTTCGACATCATCCGGTTCGTCACCGGCCGCGAGGTGGTCAGCGTGTACGCCACCGGCGCGAACCGGGGCGAGCCCTTCTTCGGCGAGTACGGCGACGTGGACGCGGCCGCCGCGCTGCTCACCCTCGACGACAGCACGTTCGTCTCGGTCAGCGGCACCCGGTACAACGCGGCCGGCCACGACGTCCGGATGGAGGTGCTCGGCAGCCTCGGCTCGGTCGCGGTCGGCCTGGACGAGCACACCGCGCTGCGCTCGGCCGAAGCCGGGGTCACCTTCCCCGGTGGCGAGCCGCACGCCACGTTCATGGACCGCTTCCGCCCTGCGTACGTCGCCGAGCTCACCGCCTTCACCGAGGTGGTCGCCGGGACTCGCGAGGTCCCGTGCACCGTCCGCGATGCGCTGCAGGCGTTCCGGATCGCCGACGCCTGCGAACTGTCCCGCCACGAGAACCGCGTTGTCAGCCTGGAGGAGATCGCCCGATGA
- a CDS encoding sugar phosphate isomerase/epimerase family protein — protein sequence MSDLAARIAGAPISWGVCEVPGWGWQYDPETVLAQMRDVGIAATEFGPDGFLPDDPAEKAKTLADLGLRAVGGFVPVVLHDPGHDPIPEVARALRGFVAAGASTLVLAAATGQDGYDDRPVLDDTGWATLLANLDKLSALAADEGIQATIHPHVGTMVENADDVDRVLRGSAIGLTLDTGHLLIGGVDPVALTIEHTARIKHTHLKDVDAAWAAKVQSGEVGYTDAVRQGMYRPLGAGDIDLGAIVSTLEGAGYQGWYVLEQDTILQARPAGEGPVADVRASITHLRRLAEAVR from the coding sequence ATGAGTGACCTTGCTGCCCGGATCGCCGGAGCCCCGATCTCGTGGGGTGTCTGCGAGGTCCCCGGCTGGGGCTGGCAGTACGACCCGGAGACGGTCCTGGCACAGATGCGCGACGTCGGCATCGCGGCGACCGAGTTCGGGCCGGACGGGTTCCTGCCGGACGATCCGGCCGAGAAGGCGAAGACGCTCGCCGATCTCGGGCTCCGCGCGGTCGGCGGGTTCGTCCCGGTCGTGCTGCACGATCCGGGGCACGACCCGATCCCCGAGGTCGCCCGGGCGCTGCGAGGCTTCGTGGCCGCCGGCGCCTCGACCCTCGTGCTCGCGGCCGCGACGGGCCAGGACGGGTACGACGACCGCCCGGTGCTGGACGACACCGGCTGGGCCACGCTGCTCGCCAACCTGGACAAGCTGTCCGCGCTCGCCGCCGACGAGGGCATCCAGGCCACGATCCACCCGCACGTCGGCACGATGGTCGAGAACGCCGACGACGTGGACCGCGTCCTCCGTGGCTCGGCGATCGGCCTCACCCTCGACACCGGCCACCTGCTGATCGGCGGCGTCGACCCGGTCGCCCTCACCATCGAACACACGGCCCGGATCAAGCACACCCACCTCAAGGACGTCGACGCGGCGTGGGCGGCGAAGGTCCAGTCCGGTGAGGTCGGCTACACCGACGCGGTGCGCCAGGGCATGTACCGACCGCTCGGCGCCGGCGACATCGACCTCGGCGCGATCGTCAGCACGCTCGAAGGCGCCGGCTACCAAGGCTGGTACGTCCTCGAGCAGGACACGATCCTGCAAGCGCGCCCCGCCGGCGAGGGCCCGGTCGCCGACGTCCGGGCCAGTATCACCCACCTACGCCGCCTGGCGGAGGCCGTCCGATGA
- the iolC gene encoding 5-dehydro-2-deoxygluconokinase: MTNPQEPPRRVDEVLTIGRIGVDLYPLQIGTPLQDVASFGKFLGGSATNVAVAAAQHGRRSAVISRTGNDPFGTFIHRSLRELGVDDRFVTPVDTLPTPITFCEIFPPDNFPLYFYRFPKAPDLEIYPSELDLDAIRSASIYWSTVTGLSAEPSRSAHFVAWEARERRPLTVLDLDYRPMFWADPSEAHEQVSRALDHCTVAVGNREECEVAVGETDPDKAAQALLDRGLDLAIVKQGPKGTLARTRDERVEVPPFPVEVVNGLGAGDGFGGALCHGLLSGWPLEKVIRFANTAGAIVASRLECSTAMPTESEVLAKLGEQA, from the coding sequence ATGACGAACCCGCAGGAACCACCCCGGCGCGTCGACGAGGTGTTGACGATCGGGCGGATCGGGGTCGACCTGTATCCGTTGCAGATCGGGACTCCTCTGCAGGACGTGGCGAGCTTCGGCAAGTTCCTCGGTGGGAGCGCCACGAACGTCGCGGTGGCGGCGGCGCAGCACGGGCGGCGGTCCGCGGTGATCAGCCGGACCGGGAACGACCCGTTCGGGACCTTCATCCACCGGTCGCTGCGGGAACTCGGCGTGGACGACCGCTTCGTGACTCCGGTCGACACCCTGCCGACGCCGATCACGTTCTGCGAGATCTTCCCGCCGGACAACTTCCCGCTGTACTTCTACCGGTTCCCGAAGGCGCCCGACCTGGAGATCTATCCGTCCGAGCTGGACCTGGACGCGATCCGGTCGGCGTCGATCTACTGGTCGACCGTCACCGGTCTGTCCGCCGAACCGAGCCGCTCGGCCCACTTCGTCGCCTGGGAGGCCCGCGAACGCCGGCCGCTGACCGTGCTCGACCTGGACTACCGGCCGATGTTCTGGGCGGATCCGAGCGAGGCGCACGAGCAGGTCAGCCGCGCCCTCGACCACTGCACCGTTGCCGTCGGCAACCGTGAGGAGTGCGAGGTCGCCGTCGGCGAGACGGACCCGGACAAGGCCGCCCAGGCGCTGCTGGACCGCGGCCTCGACCTGGCGATCGTCAAGCAGGGTCCGAAGGGCACCCTGGCCCGCACCCGGGACGAGCGCGTCGAGGTCCCGCCGTTCCCGGTCGAGGTGGTGAACGGTCTCGGTGCCGGCGACGGATTCGGCGGCGCCCTCTGCCACGGGCTGCTGTCCGGCTGGCCGCTGGAGAAGGTGATCCGGTTCGCGAACACGGCCGGCGCCATCGTCGCCTCCCGGCTGGAGTGCTCGACCGCGATGCCGACCGAGTCCGAGGTCCTGGCGAAGCTGGGTGAGCAGGCATGA
- a CDS encoding Cgl0159 family (beta/alpha)8-fold protein: MDLTELRVRHPERVAEAWQQRRRRELVGEDGRLLIVAADHPARGALGVRDDRMAMASRPALIDRLVAALERPGVDGVLATPDVLEDLLLLGALEGKIVIGSMNRGGLQGATFELDDRFTAYGSAEEIAARRLDGGKMLTRIDLADPGTVATLESAATAVTGLAERKLMAMVEPFWSTREDGRVTNLLDPDSVIRSIHIASGLGATSAYTWLKLPVVDDLARVMEATTLPTLLLGGDPTVAPEETYASWGKALSLPSVRGLVVGRALLFPPDGDVPAAVDHAAALVHGGAA; encoded by the coding sequence GTGGACCTGACCGAGCTGCGCGTGCGGCACCCGGAGCGGGTCGCCGAGGCATGGCAGCAGCGGCGACGGCGTGAACTGGTCGGCGAGGACGGGCGACTGCTGATCGTCGCCGCGGACCACCCGGCCCGCGGCGCGCTCGGGGTCCGGGACGACCGGATGGCGATGGCGAGCCGGCCGGCCTTGATCGATCGGCTGGTGGCCGCGCTGGAACGCCCCGGGGTCGACGGGGTCCTCGCGACGCCCGACGTCCTGGAGGATCTCCTCCTGCTCGGTGCCCTGGAAGGCAAGATCGTCATCGGCTCGATGAACCGTGGCGGCCTGCAGGGCGCGACCTTCGAACTGGACGACCGGTTCACCGCGTACGGGAGTGCCGAGGAGATCGCCGCACGCCGGCTGGACGGCGGCAAGATGCTGACCCGGATCGACCTCGCGGACCCCGGCACCGTCGCCACGCTGGAGAGCGCCGCGACCGCGGTCACCGGACTGGCCGAGCGCAAGCTGATGGCGATGGTCGAGCCGTTCTGGTCGACCCGCGAGGACGGGCGGGTCACCAACCTGCTCGACCCCGACTCGGTGATCAGGTCGATCCACATCGCCTCCGGTCTCGGCGCGACCAGCGCGTACACCTGGCTCAAGCTGCCCGTGGTCGACGACCTCGCCCGGGTGATGGAGGCGACGACGTTGCCGACGTTGTTGCTCGGTGGCGATCCCACGGTCGCGCCCGAGGAGACGTACGCGTCCTGGGGGAAGGCGCTCAGCCTGCCCTCGGTCCGGGGTCTCGTGGTCGGTCGCGCGCTCCTGTTCCCGCCCGACGGCGACGTGCCGGCCGCAGTCGACCACGCCGCTGCCCTAGTCCATGGAGGTGCCGCATGA
- the iolB gene encoding 5-deoxy-glucuronate isomerase, whose protein sequence is MTEWFRPAGSTAQDGFELMVRPGEQDWHHTGLAVRTLRPGQSVEIDTGDCEYLVLPLSGSAEVIVDGETVPLGGRADVFAGATDLAYVPRGTTMAVVSAGGARIAFPHAKAASDYPFRRIGVEQVETELRGAGVASRQVRNFGTPAVLEADSIIACEVLTPAGNWSSYPPHKHDEHKPGQESELEEIYYFELQLSDAAPEGVKGNDPIGYQRVYGTDDRPIDVLAEVRSGDLVLVPHGWHGPAMAPPGYDMYYLNVMAGPGTERQWLISDDPQHGWVRELWTSQQIDSRLPFGDDR, encoded by the coding sequence ATGACCGAGTGGTTCAGGCCCGCGGGATCGACCGCTCAGGACGGCTTCGAGCTGATGGTGCGACCGGGGGAGCAGGACTGGCACCACACCGGTCTCGCCGTCCGCACCTTGCGGCCCGGCCAGTCGGTCGAGATCGACACCGGCGACTGCGAATACCTCGTGCTGCCGCTGAGCGGATCGGCCGAGGTGATCGTGGACGGCGAGACCGTCCCGCTCGGTGGTCGCGCGGACGTGTTCGCCGGAGCGACGGACCTCGCCTACGTCCCGCGTGGTACCACGATGGCGGTGGTGAGTGCCGGTGGGGCCCGGATCGCCTTCCCGCACGCGAAGGCGGCGAGCGACTACCCGTTCCGGCGGATCGGGGTCGAGCAGGTCGAGACCGAGTTGCGCGGCGCCGGGGTCGCGTCCCGGCAGGTCCGGAACTTCGGCACGCCCGCGGTCCTCGAGGCGGACTCGATCATCGCTTGCGAGGTGCTCACCCCGGCCGGCAACTGGTCGTCGTATCCGCCGCACAAGCACGACGAGCACAAGCCGGGCCAGGAGAGCGAGCTGGAGGAGATCTACTACTTCGAGCTGCAGCTGTCCGACGCGGCGCCGGAAGGTGTCAAGGGCAACGACCCGATCGGGTACCAGCGGGTGTACGGCACCGACGACCGGCCGATCGACGTGCTGGCCGAGGTCCGCAGCGGTGACCTCGTCCTGGTCCCGCACGGCTGGCACGGTCCGGCGATGGCGCCGCCCGGGTACGACATGTACTACCTGAACGTGATGGCCGGGCCGGGGACCGAGCGGCAGTGGCTGATCAGCGACGACCCGCAGCACGGCTGGGTCCGCGAGCTGTGGACCAGCCAGCAGATCGACAGCCGGCTCCCGTTCGGCGACGACCGGTGA